A window of the Fusarium fujikuroi IMI 58289 draft genome, chromosome FFUJ_chr09 genome harbors these coding sequences:
- a CDS encoding related to apyrase (NDPase/NTPase): MSVFAFLLVNFRLTVVSHTAQYGVILDAGSSGTRVYIYKWKNHAKATKDASAAELRSLPKIKLKENKKIHPGVSSFAEKPAQIGPDHLQQLIDIALDEVPDSKISETPVYLMATAGMRLLPKPQQSALLKSMCTYLQSNTNFILPNCDAHIQVISGETEGLYGWIAANYLLGGFDHPEEHDHGKNHHTYGFLDMGGASAQIAFAPNATESAKHADDLKIVRMRTLDGSPSEYKVFTATWLGFGANQARSRYIERLQEHFNTDSTHELPDPCMPNGLRTTLDGELVESKSDKTVLVGTGKFDECLTITYPLLGKDKPCEDQPCLVNGQHVPGIDFDINHFVGVSEYWHTTHGVFGEKHKAYDLATYQNNVMEFCSRDWSDIEGDLDKRKKSPEKKAAEARLACFKASWLINMLYDGIGIPRVGLEGSAANDTIKDDGEKSFNDPFRPVDTIDGIELSWTLGKMVLYAAGQVPPSGSELPVGFGSNVDKGIAKDFEHAGSSPIAPHIDNDDDDDDLEDLLKKPGKSTGGLVAFVLIILLVAYMLRKPERRRKIFSMLSRRKRSGKPGRGSSLVQKLFGRNLGPSYERVMEEGDFSDFELGDVDSDEHDHSDSSSNGSRKGRASGLATPSISAGRADELTRPPSAMDRAGLVVRTESRERLSPSLLSAGRKSRNGSPTRAKSPFMSPVRED; the protein is encoded by the coding sequence ATGTCGGTATTCGCCTTCTTGCTGGTAAACTTTCGACTGACAGTTGTGTCCCACACAGCACAATATGGCGTCATTCTTGACGCTGGTTCCTCAGGAACTCGAGTATACATCTACAAGTGGAAGAATCACGCCAAAGCGACCAAGGATGCGTCGGCTGCCGAGCTCAGGTCTCTCCCaaagatcaagctcaaggaaaaCAAGAAGATCCATCCTGGCGTTTCGAGTTTTGCAGAGAAGCCTGCGCAAATCGGTCCCGATCATCTGCAGCAACTGATCGATATCGCTCTCGACGAAGTCCCCGACAGCAAGATTTCCGAGACCCCCGTTTACCTCATGGCAACGGCAGGCATGCGATTGCTACCAAAGCCTCAGCAGTCGGCACTCCTCAAATCAATGTGCACCTACTTGCAGTCGAATACGAATTTCATTCTTCCGAATTGTGATGCCCATATTCAGGTTATCTCTGGTGAAACCGAGGGTCTGTACGGCTGGATAGCGGCGAATTATTTGCTGGGCGGTTTCGATCACCCTGAGGAGCACGACCATGGCAAGAATCATCACACCTACGGCTTCCTCGATATGGGTGGCGCATCTGCTCAGATTGCCTTTGCTCCAAATGCAACTGAATCCGCAAAGCACGCAGATGATCTGAAGATTGTGCGCATGCGAACACTCGACGGATCACCATCCGAATACAAAGTCTTCACTGCAACCTGGCTCGGGTTCGGTGCCAATCAAGCCCGCAGCCGTTATATCGAACGTCTACAAGAACACTTCAATACTGACTCTACCCACGAGCTGCCTGATCCCTGCATGCCTAATGGCTTGCGAACTACCCTAGACGGTGAACTTGTTGAGTCAAAGTCGGATAAGACAGTTTTGGTTGGCACAGGAAAGTTCGACGAATGTTTGACGATAACCTATCCTCTACTGGGCAAAGACAAGCCCTGCGAAGACCAGCCCTGCCTTGTCAACGGCCAGCACGTACCCGGTATCGACTTCGATATCAATCACTTCGTTGGTGTTTCTGAATATTGGCATACAACTCATGGTGTCTTTGGCGAAAAACACAAGGCTTACGATCTGGCGACATATCAAAACAATGTCATGGAATTCTGCAGTCGCGATTGGTCAGACATTGAGGGAGATCTTGACAAACGCAAGAAATCACCGGAAAAGAAGGCAGCCGAGGCCCGTTTAGCTTGTTTCAAGGCATCGTGGCTGATTAATATGCTCTATGACGGAATTGGCATCCCTCGTGTTGGTCTCGAAGGTAGTGCAGCCAACGACACTATTAAGGACGATGGTGAGAAGTCATTTAACGACCCTTTCAGGCCGGTGGACACAATCGATGGCATCGAGTTAAGCTGGACTTTGGGCAAAATGGTCCTATACGCTGCCGGACAAGTTCCTCCTTCCGGTTCCGAGCTGCCTGTTGGCTTTGGAAGCAATGTGGACAAGGGGATAGCGAAGGACTTTGAGCACGCTGGCTCTTCACCTATCGCTCCCCACATAGAtaacgacgacgatgatgatgacctggAAGATCTTCTGAAAAAGCCTGGAAAGTCAACCGGTGGGCTCGTCGCATTTGTTCTGATAATTCTGTTGGTCGCCTATATGCTCCGCAAGCCTgagcgaagaagaaagatattcAGCATGCTTAGCCGGCGAAAGCGATCAGGGAAACCAGGCCGAGGCTCCTCTCTTGTCCAAAAACTCTTCGGACGAAACTTAGGGCCATCTTATGAGAGAGTAATGGAGGAGGGTGACTTCTCTGATTTCGAATTGGGCGATGTCGATTCGGATGAACACGACCATTCGGATAGCAGTAGTAATGGTTCGCGAAAGGGACGAGCATCGGGTCTAGCGACACCTAGTATCTCTGCAGGCCGTGCGGACGAACTCACCCGCCCTCCGTCAGCAATGGATCGTGCCGGACTTGTAGTGCGGACTGAAAGTCGAGAACGGCTCTCGCCCTCACTGTTGAGTGCTGGCCGAAAGAGCCGCAACGGTAGCCCAACTCGTGCGAAGAGTCCATTCATGTCGCCTGTACGGGAAGATTGA
- a CDS encoding probable lactose regulatory protein → MQRLGVNGQEADRRNTCPACHSQLTNPDDAVITNLNPSEDYKTSVLSGLSPNVIMECAGRALSFWAYQTTQDTYYQQYLYKTLTDKYSNLSVRLEKTVNDANSEIEGLHHKLSSLAAEQDALRRKNDEISRAYKDKSRKVLQLQELYDKVKRKAELGQIQRAASDAVDSTFQTTQMDSDYEINLPTQSHAENIPPPAFSQSHRIDISGMNTGLSRNYTRMTREGNHWPRLGGPSHRDTSEAPVGGLRRSGINTTSVHQTATLPTLAGTPIPSFCGTRQSTNMFAPGFSHHRGSLAGVGLTPGIKVSQANNPPALDMPSRHL, encoded by the exons ATGCAG AGACTCGGTGTCAACGGACAGGAAGCTGATCGCCGTAACACATGCCCTGCCTGCCATTCGCAACTAACCAATCCCGACGACGCCGTGATTACGAACCTGAATCCAAGTGAAGACTACAAGACCAGTGTTCTAAGCGGACTTAGCCCCAACGTTATCATGGAATGTGCCGGTCGGGCTCTCAGCTTCTGGGCTTACCAGACCACCCAAGACACCTATTACCAACAGTATTTATACAAAACCCTGACCGACAAGTACTCAAATCTCAGCGTCCGCCTCGAGAAGACCGTAAACGACGCTAATTCGGAGATCGAGGGTCTTCACCACAAGTTGTCAA GTCTAGCAGCAGAACAGGATGCTCTGCGACGCAAGAATGACGAAATCTCCCGAGCTTACAAAGACAAAAGTCGCAAGGTCCTGCAGTTACAAGAACTCTACGACAAAGTCAAGAGAAAAGCCGAGCTTGGTCAGATTCAGAGGGCAGCATCGGATGCTGTTGACTCAACCTTCCAAACAACACAGATGGACTCAGACTATGAAATTAACTTACCTACACAAAGCCATGCTGAAAACATCCCTCCGCCAGCCTTTAGCCAGAGTCATCGCATTGATATCTCAGGAATGAACACCGGCCTCTCACGAAACTATACAAGGATGACAAGAGAAGGAAACCATTGGCCACGACTAGGAGGGCCATCTCATC GCGATACATCAGAGGCCCCTGTTGGTGGTCTCCGCCGATCTGGCATCAACACAACATCCGTACACCAAACGGCGACATTGCCAACTCTCGCGGGAACCCCAATTCCTAGTTTTTGTGGTACAAGACAGTCTACAAACATGTTCGCTCCAGGCTTCAGTCATCATCGGGGTAGCCTGGCAGGTGTTGGACTAACACCCGGCATAAAAGTCAGCCAAGCGAATAACCCACCAGCATTGGATATGCCCTCAAGGCATCTATGA
- a CDS encoding related to GSG1-sporulation specific protein, with product MPQSVENAAPPTEPLQALPVAASAMKLTKSRHSTPVLESLPLSQSETNLAFRRSNPSAASLYASTLSPPGSRSISPAGRGSPSRVLSHTVFDARPSRPLPETGGDGSEPLNLILRAFVPHVSIYSSHDTDILMDEKGFRNGLWELLRPFGEDVPGKIAIRDSNGMSKAAEGFSIRFTRFGHNIEHPDPTVSGFRNPASSPGQNGSQASTSRDKQFLLDAEAVVNSHLSYAEESFAALPQHGLFAGPDTGSEETSPYYALYLRRLLSGLPISPHETFSHPVACVVAISSRNPNPLEELKKLYTETKEGNRKLPPWVDSEFIRYYVLVHDEEKDDITRSMGLFEQMKRNMGPHCHLLRLRSSQSAETDDDSIPLPRSDWMSAQEELEDIRRSEDDEDFEDPTRYIFESDATAIRTFVREMVTMSVIPTMERNVSLWNDQVASRRRGLTGRFMNLSRKWAFTGSSRNSTGTSNARDNYNAAGFYVSEAPEAIMRKLADYAFMLRDWKLAHSTYDLLRSDFSDSKAWKHHAAANEMAALSLLLLPQQMSSKNRAETIDQMLEAAFYSYNTRCCAPYGALRSLLLGLELLRLRGGTNIDDAGRWGVRLLESKISGSVGDALIKERLAICYGSKEGVGSWHWGSRRRKSATWSVLSADAWLQQSKHIQARRCLDEAQRMYSTLPHKEGITKFEAAGDFMASLQHSLAESPDASDNDSKGDDDDDIDEESEALNDMKPRRPSTAAVNMYRDTTKEEGSSMDGGT from the coding sequence ATGCCACAATCTGTCGAGAATGCAGCTCCGCCGACGGAACCGCTTCAGGCGTTACCCGTCGCTGCGTCTGCTATGAAGCTTACAAAGTCGCGACACTCCACGCCTGTATTAGAGTCGCTACCATTGTCGCAATCGGAAACCAACTTGGCCTTTCGTCGCTCCAACCCGTCGGCTGCTTCCTTGTATGCCTCAACTCTCTCTCCACCTGGATCACGCTCAATATCCCCAGCCGGCCGAGGATCGCCCTCTCGAGTTCTGTCCCATACCGTGTTTGATGCCAGACCAAGCCGTCCACTACCTGAGACCGGGGGCGATGGATCCGAACCTTTGAATCTCATCCTCCGGGCATTCGTACCTCATGTCTCGATTTACTCTTCCCATGATACAGATATTTTGATGGACGAGAAGGGCTTTCGAAACGGTCTCTGGGAACTACTTCGACCCTTTGGTGAAGACGTGCCAGGCAAAATTGCGATCAGGGATAGCAACGGAATGAGCAAAGCCGCAGAAGGATTCTCTATCAGGTTTACGAGATTCGGTCACAATATTGAACACCCCGACCCCACAGTTTCGGGTTTTAGGAATCCCGCATCCTCGCCAGGTCAGAATGGCAGCCAAGCGAGCACATCCAGGGACAAGCAGTTTCTACTGGACGCAGAAGCTGTAGTCAACAGCCATTTGTCCTATGCAGAGGAGTCGTTCGCAGCGCTGCCCCAGCATGGCTTGTTCGCGGGTCCAGACACGGGCTCAGAAGAGACCTCACCATATTACGCTCTTTATTTGCGAAGGTTGCTATCTGGCCTTCCTATTTCACCCCACGAAACCTTTTCACACCCTGTGGCATGTGTTGTTGCCATTAGCTCACGGAATCCGAATCCTCTTGAAGAGCTAAAGAAACTCTACACAGAAACAAAGGAGGGGAACCGAAAACTTCCACCTTGGGTAGACAGTGAATTTATTCGATACTATGTGCTAGTCCacgatgaagagaaggacgACATAACAAGATCTATGGGGCTGTTTGAACAGATGAAACGAAATATGGGACCCcattgccatcttcttcgattGAGAAGCAGCCAGAGTGCCGAGACAGACGACGACAGTATTCCACTTCCCCGCAGCGACTGGATGTCGGCGCAGGAGGAACTGGAAGATATCCGGAGgagcgaagacgacgaggattTTGAGGACCCAACACGCTACATATTTGAATCTGATGCTACTGCCATTCGTACGTTTGTGCGTGAAATGGTGACCATGTCTGTCATCCCTACCATGGAACGAAATGTATCGTTGTGGAATGACCAAGTTGCTTCTCGCCGAAGAGGTCTCACGGGTCGCTTTATGAATTTATCCCGGAAGTGGGCGTTCACCGGCAGCTCCAGGAATTCCACAGGCACAAGCAACGCAAGAGACAACTACAATGCTGCTGGATTTTATGTATCAGAAGCCCCTGAAGCTATTATGAGAAAACTGGCAGACTACGCCTTTATGTTAAGGGATTGGAAACTGGCGCATTCAACATATGATCTTTTGAGGTCAGATTTTAGCGATTCCAAGGCCTGGAAACATCACGCCGCTGCCAATGAGATGGCTGCGCTaagtcttttgcttcttccacAACAGATGTCATCGAAGAACCGTGCCGAGACAATAGATCAAATGTTGGAGGCTGCGTTTTACTCCTACAACACCCGGTGCTGTGCCCCCTATGGAGCATTGCGAAGCTTGCTCCTGGGTTTAGAGCTGCTGCGTTTACGAGGTGGGACCAATATTGATGATGCAGGCCGATGGGGCGTCAGGCTTCTCGAGTCTAAGATCTCGGGCAGCGTGGGTGATGCACTGATAAAGGAACGACTCGCTATTTGCTATGGCTCGAAGGAGGGGGTCGGTAGTTGGCACTGGGGCTCGCGCCGTCGAAAATCAGCAACTTGGAGCGTGCTCAGTGCAGATGCATGGCTTCAGCAGTCCAAGCACATACAGGCAAGGCGATGTCTTGACGAGGCCCAGAGGATGTACTCGACTTTGCCTCATAAGGAGGGGATCACCAAGTTTGAGGCAGCAGGTGACTTCATGGCATCACTGCAGCACAGTCTTGCAGAGTCGCCAGACGCGTCGGATAACGACAGCAAGggggatgacgatgacgatattgaTGAGGAGAGTGAGGCCCTCAATGATATGAAGCCGAGGAGACCAAGTACAGCAGCGGTAAACATGTATCGGGATACAACGAAGGAGGAAGGTAGTAGTATGGATGGTGGCACATAG
- a CDS encoding related to auxin-resistance protein gives MADVMVQTPPVLQGPSEKERKYDRQLRLWAASGQAALESANILLVNSGAGTVGVETLKNLVLPGIGRFTIADQNVVTHQDLGVNFFVDDSWLGKSRAEACTDFLLELNPEVQGEWYPKPQDESFHLDHFLSSSPTFTMILYALPLPQDQVQLIRGYSHQHKIPTIAVHSVGYYSYFKTTLPGTFPIVDTHPDETATTDLRLLAPWPELLEFSQSMTENIDNLDSHEHGHLPMVVILFHYLEQWKQAHGGAYPTSYVDKTAFRKTVSEAMRTDNPEGGEENFEEAIAAVMKHVVKPSLPSSLQQVFDHVHQDPVRISAIIVNFIANLCQEETTSSFWVITEAVKRFYDQHGRLPVPGGLPDMKAQSNVYIKLQNIYKERARQDVGQVLETARSLPGGQDVDPEQVELFCKNASFIKLINASGDKSISLDKLVEQELANDEISAFAGPEMPLSLVPLYLALLATSNTKTASADDIMDFVGKAAPKATENERYKKTAQEVERAAGGELHNISALTGGMVAQEMIKIITKQYVPIDNTCIFDGIDSRCQVLRL, from the exons ATGGCCGATGTCATGGTCCAGACCCCTCCGGTACTTCAGGGTCCATCAGAGAAGGAGCGAAAATATGACCGCCAACTCCGACTTTGGGCTGCCTCGGGTCAGGCTGCTCTCGAGTCGGCTAATATTCTCCTCGTCAACTCCGGTGCTGGTACCGTTGGCGTTGAGACTCTCAAGAATCTTGTTCTACCTGGTATTGGCCGGTTCACTATTGCCGACCAGAATGTTGTAACTCATCAAGATTTGGGTGTCAATTTCTTTGTAGATGATAGCTGGCTGGGCAAGTCCAGAGCTGAAGCTTGCACCGACTTTCTCTTGGAACTTAACCCTGAAGTACAGGGTGAATGGTATCCTAAACCCCAG GATGAATCTTTCCACCTAGATCACTTTCTCAGTAGCTCACCAACATTCACCATGATCCTATATGCTCTTCCTTTGCCTCAAGATCAGGTTCAGCTAATTCGGGgttattctcatcaacataaAATTCCTACAATTGCAGTTCATTCTGTTGGATACTACTCCTACTTCAAGACCACATTACCAGGCACATTTCCTATCGTTGACACCCATCCCGACGAGACCGCTACTACAGATCTGCGACTTCTAGCCCCTTGGCCCGAACTCCTTGAGTTTTCCCAGAGCATGACTGAAAACATCGATAACCTCGATAGTCATGAGCATGGTCATTTACCTATGGTCGTCATTCTCTTTCATTATCTAGAACAATGGAAACAGGCCCACGGCGGCGCTTACCCTACAAGCTACGTCGACAAGACCGCATTCCGCAAAACTGTCTCGGAGGCCATGAGGACAGACAACCCTGAGGGAGGTGAAGAGAATTTTGAAGAGGCTATAGCTGCTGTGATGAAACATGTAGTAAAGCCCTCCCTTCCTAgttctcttcaacaagtctTTGACCATGTGCACCAAGATCCTGTAAGAATAAGTGCAATTATTGTCAACTTCATCGCTAACCTTTGCCAGGAGGAGACCACATCAAGCTTCTGGGTCATCACAGAGGCTGTGAAACGATTCTATGACCAACATGGCCGTTTACCTGTCCCTGGAGGACTGCCTGACATGAAGGCTCAATCCAACGTGTACATCAAACTACAGAACATCTACAAAGAACGGGCTCGCCAGGACGTTGGTCAAGTTCTGGAAACCGCTCGAAGTCTTCCTGGCGGTCAGGACGTGGATCCCGAGCAGGTCGAGCTCTTCTGCAAGAATGCTTCTTTTATCAAGCTCATTAATGCCTCTGGAGACAAGTCTATCAGTCTCGATAAGCTTGTCG AGCAGGAGCTAGCAAACGACGAGATATCAGCCTTTGCTGGGCCCGAGATGCCTCTATCTCTGGTCCCACTGTACCTCGCCCTGTTGGCAACATCAAATACCAAGACTGCTTCTGCAGATGATATTATGGATTTCGTCGGCAAGGCCGCACCAAAAGCCACAGAAAACGAACGATACAAGAAGACTGCCCAAGAGGTTGAGCGCGCGGCCGGTGGCGAGCTTCATAACATATCAGCCCTTACCGGCGGCATGGTTGCTCaagagatgatcaagattATCACCAAGCAATATGTGCCCATCGACAACACTTGTATCTTCGACGGTATCGACAGCCGCTGTCAGGTCCTCCGCCTGTAA
- a CDS encoding probable lactose regulatory protein, producing the protein MSPSSTKVAAGGSFHTFQGIIPKKQPPASGSARPRVAGTRRITTPHACTECKRRKIRCDGKLPCGQCITSRAPKSCSYDKHRQRMIPSRKALDSLAQSLEECRSVLRRLYPNHDVSALRTMDKQELINLLAQSQCPLGDPLPSPPLESSFPKPDTSLVPSDSLLELQSSLEADLDSLIGELEFEIPTEQLETNDGSGYLTQQTWWDYSSRQWSSVPVPSMMEGQSYGHDLVTPMQHSMYEDERGIYGSLEMR; encoded by the exons ATGTCTCCTTCAAGTACAAAGGTTGCCGCAGGTGGCTCCTTTCACACCT TCCAGGGCATCATTCCCAAAAAGCAGCCCCCTGCTTCTGGCAGTGCAAGACCCAGAGTCGCCGGCACACGGCGCATAACGACTCCTCATGCCTGTACCGAGTGTAAACGAAGAAAGATCCGCTGCGATGGCAAACTGCCATGCGGCCAATGCATCACCAGCCGAGCTCCAAAGAGCTGCTCTTACGATAAACATCGCCAGCGAATGATTCCATCCAGAAA GGCTCTGGATAGCTTGGCACAATCTCTCGAGGAGTGTCGGTCAGTGCTTCGGCGCCTTTACCCAAACCATGACGTTTCTGCCCTGCGGACCATGGACAAACAGGAACTAATCAACCTCCTGGCTCAATCACAATGTCCACTTGGAGATCCTCTTCCATCACCACCTCTCGAGTCATCATTTCCCAAGCCAGACACATCTCTGGTACCATCAGACTCCCTCCTGGAACTTCAGTCTTCTCTCGAGGCTGACCTCGACTCGCTCATCGGAGAGCTTGAATTTGAGATACCCACCGAACAGCTTGAAACCAATGATGGATCCGGCTATCTCACACAACAAACCTGGTGGGACTATAGCTCACGGCAATGGAGCTCGGTGCCTGTGCCATCTATGATGGAGGGTCAGTCATATGGCCATGACTTGGTCACTCCGATGCAACACTCGATGTATGAGGATGAGCGTGGAATCTACGGCTCACTTGAAATgagatga
- a CDS encoding related to Pre-mRNA-splicing factor CWC26, translating into MPSDLTAFLASKYLVADPKPAKKRKRKRGADANNGLLITDDDDSGWGNTNTQQDDEGIDAPVTVSGRSAEFRKAKKSNWKSVGGDATSKDDSAAAADAILASAAAEQTAARNEDEDMPIIEDDGSAAKMSDGTHAGLQSAATVSAQLKRRQKEEREEFERHRKSKEEETIYRDATGRRIDISMKRAEARRAATAAAVEAEEKERLAKDALKGDIQLEEARKRREKLQDAKLMSFARTADDEEMNQELKDQERWNDPMMQFMAEKKQTGTGQSKKSKRKPVYAGAAPPNRYAIKPGYRWDGVDRGNGFEAERFKALNRRERNKGLEYSWQMDE; encoded by the coding sequence ATGCCTTCAGATTTAACAGCGTTTCTAGCTTCTAAGTACTTGGTTGCCGACCCAAAACCAGCGAAGAAACGGAAGCGCAAGCGCGGCGCCGACGCCAACAATGGCCTTCTTATTACAGACGATGACGATTCAGGCTGGGGCAACACCAATACGCAGCAGGATGACGAGGGAATAGATGCTCCAGTTACAGTATCGGGGCGATCTGCTGAGTTTcgaaaagccaagaagagtAATTGGAAGTCAGTTGGAGGAGACGCGACATCAAAAGATGACTCGGCTGCGGCTGCAGACGCGATTCTAGCATCAGCGGCAGCGGAGCAAACCGCAGCTCGcaatgaagacgaggacatGCCTATTATTGAAGATGACGGGTCAGCTGCGAAGATGAGCGACGGAACACATGCAGGACTGCAAAGCGCAGCAACTGTTTCAGCGCAACTTAAACGGCGGCAAAAAGAAGAGCGCGAAGAGTTCGAACGACACCGCAAGtcaaaggaggaagaaacaATATATCGAGACGCTACAGGCCGAAGAATCGACATATCAATGAAGCGCGCCGAAGCACGACGTGCCGCCACTGCGGCCGCTGTTGAAGCAGAGGAAAAGGAACGCCTGGCCAAAGATGCTCTCAAGGGCGACATACAGCTTGAGGAGGCTCGTAAGCGTCGAGAGAAGTTACAAGATGCCAAGCTTATGTCATTCGCGCGTACAGCcgatgacgaagaaatgAACCAGGAATTGAAAGATCAGGAGCGCTGGAACGATCCCATGATGCAGTTcatggccgagaagaagcaaacagGCACAGGACAGAGCAAAAAGTCAAAACGTAAGCCAGTTTACGCTGGCGCAGCGCCGCCAAATCGGTACGCGATCAAACCAGGCTATCGCTGGGATGGTGTCGATCGCGGCAATGgctttgaagctgagaggTTCAAGGCACTTAACCGTAGAGAACGGAACAAGGGACTTGAATACTCTTGGCAAATGGATGAATGA
- a CDS encoding related to multidrug transporter: MNARVNDMDTRTQDGGKPETTSGSQTDHSIPASDSDDTEVPLIPPARFWGLCVGVLLGLFLSMIDTSIVATSLHSIGVDFEVLEDVNWVALAYTLAYLGCAIVFARISDIVGRRDAFIAAYIIFFIFSLACGFAQSINQLVAFRALQGIGGSGLYSLTMIMLPEISPDRMKQHIAALVGLVITMSGVLGPVLGGILTHYASWSGPVGFVSLVIFVLTWPKPEYLPSQERRAWKELDFLGSILVIAAAVLVVFSFQNAGTGRSNDGWKASIFIAPLICGLLACGLLIAWQIFIQHRWHDRFAPAFPINIFRNRIYSTAVANTLLNGFPYLLLIYAIPLRFQVVSGKSALISGVMLLPMLGTAAIGSLLAGKINATKNYTFESLALGSSVMTIGCGLLTSLSHEPNDAKLLGYMTFCGLGFGLTVASSTMLSTVEVPIRDYAPAQGILSQVRLLGGSLGIAASSALLNEKSSKYLSGVLTAYEQATIGGSNTHLTSAQWSAVRYTYADAFQVEMKIATVVAACSVISAFGAFRKGRLLIAEQRKIIVREEEDRRRAQTAQVV, from the exons ATGAATGCAAGAGTAAATGATATGGATACGCGCACCCAGGATGGTGGCAAACCAGAAACCACCTCTGGCTCCCAAACAGATCACTCAATTCCCGCTTCAGACTCCGACGACACTGAAGTCCCTCTAATCCCACCTGCTCGTTTCTGGGGCCTTTGTGTTGG AGTCCTTCTAGGCCTGTTCCTGTCTATGATAGACACCTCTATCGTTGCAACAAGTTTACACAGTATCGGAGTCGACTTTGAGGTCCTCGAGGACGTCAATTGGGTTGCTCTTGCATACACTCTTGCATATCTCGGATGCGCCATCGTCTTCGCTCGTATATCCGATATTGTTGGACGTCGGGATGCCTTTATCGCAGCCTATATTATCTTCTTCATATTTTCCCTTGCCTGTGGTTTTGCACAAAGTATTAACCAACTCGTCGCCTTTCGTGCTCTACAGGGCATCGGAGGTTCAG GACTATATTCTCTCACGATGATCATGCTGCCTGAAATCAGCCCAGATAGAATGAAGCAGCACATAGCGGCTCTGGTGGGCTTGGTAATTACCATGTCAGGTGTCCTTGGCCCTGTTCTGGGTGGTATTTTGACACACTATGCCTCGTGGAG TGGCCCTGTTGGTTTTGTCTCTCTAGTCATATttgtcttgacttggccCAAACCGGAATACCTACCATCACAAGAACGACGTGCTTGGAAAGAACTTGATTTTCTTGGATCCATCCTTGTTATTGCTGCAGCAGTTTTGGTCGTTTTCTCGTTTCAGAATGCTGGCACAGGAAGATCTAACGATGGGTGGAAAGCTTCCATTTTCATTGCACCCCTGATCTGTGGCCTGCTTGCATGCGGTCTACTCATTGCTTGGCAAATCTTCATTCAGCATCGATGGCACGATCGGTTTGCTCCCGCATTCCCAATCAACATCTTTCGCAACAGGATCTACTCTACTGCCGTTGCCAACACCCTCCTCAACGGCTTTCCTTACTTGTTGCTAATCTATGCCATCCCCCTACGCTTCCAAGTTGTTAGTGGCAAGTCTGCTCTCATCTCGGGAGTCATGTTGCTTCCCATGTTGGGGACAGCCGCCATTGGCAGTCTTTTAGCAGGCAAGATTAACGCCACCAAGAACTACACTTTTGAGTCATTGGCACTTGGCTCAAGTGTAATGACAATCGGCTGCGGATTGCTCACGTCGCTGTCACATGAGCCCAATGATGCAAAACTTCTTGGTTACATGACATTTTGtggtcttggctttggcttaACAGTCGCGTCTTCGACAATGCTATCAACGGTAGAGGTACCCATTAGGGACTACG CTCCCGCACAGGGTATTCTCTCTCAAGTTCGGCTCTTGGGTGGTAGCTTGGGCATTGCAGCATCATCGGCCTTGCTGAACGAGAAGAGCTCAAAGTATCTTTCGGGTGTTCTTACGGCCTATGAGCAAGCAACAATTGGTGGCTCTAACACACATCTCACTAGTGCACAGTGGTCAGCTGTCCGCTATACCTACGCTGATGCATTTCAGGTAGAGATGAAGATAGCGACAGTAGTTGCAGCTTGCTCAGTCATATCCGCATTTGGTGCCTTTCGAAAAGGGCGTCTTTTGATAGCCGAGCAAAGGAAAATCATTGttagagaagaggaagaccgCCGACGTGCACAAACGGCACAGGTTGTATAG